The genomic stretch CCTGCTGCCGTTCTGCCCTCAGCACCCTCACTCTGCTCTCCTCCCTCggtgcctctgccttccagggtgACCATGAAGAGTTTAACCAGTGCCAGACGCAGCTCAAGTCGCTGTACGCCGAGAACTTGCCTGGCAATGTGGGCGAGTTTACTGCCTACCGAATCCTCTACTACATCTTTACCAAGAACTCGGGAGGTGAGGCCCAGTCCCCAGGTCAGAGGCCATGGTACCCAGGGTTGAGCCCTGCTGACTTCACCCTCTTTGTCTTGGTGCTAGACATCACCACGGAGCTGGCATACCTCACACGAGAACTGAAGGCAGATCCTTGCGTGGCCCACGCCTTGGCATTAAGGACAGCCTGGGCCCTGGGCAACTACCACCGCTTTTTCCGGCTCTACTGCCATGCACCCTGCATGTCTGGCTACCTCGTGGACAAGTTTGCAGATCGGGAGCGCAAGGTCGCCCTCAAGGCCATGATCAAAACGTATGTGGTGCCAAGCTCCCTTCTGCCTTTGCTCTTCCCATCCTTCTGCCTCGCACCGCCCCTCAGACCAGCTCCTGGCCGcaggcctcccccagcccccaacccttGTCCTGGTCCTTGCTTCCCCATCATCTTTCTCCATTCAGCCCTCCCCTCTCCAGTTCCTCTTGCTCTCCTTGTTGGTCACCTCTGTGTTGCGGGtcactcctctccctctccccactgtTCCCAGCTCACTGCCTCTGGGGCCTCTTCTCCACCCCATCTGTGtgtctcttcctcctgttctctCCTGCCTGGACCCCATAGTTCACTCCTTGCCCTGGGCTTCCTCAGAACCCTGAGGTCTCTGCTTTCTCAGCTTGTCGCTGTGCTCCCACCATAGAGACCATCTAGACAGCCTCTGGTCCAACAGGACAAGGCCCAGTCCCACTCAGCTCCTTTGAGAGCACCAGAAACGCTTAGGGAGACACCTGTGTTGAGGCCACACTGGGCGCGGTGCCAGAGGCCCCTGGTCAGGCCATGCCCCTGCAGTGTCCTTCGTTCACTAGACATTGCGCCTGGCTTGCTGTGGGTGGGGATGAGTTGCTTGACTCATGTTTAGACACATGGTTCTGTCTGGTGATTGAGGTGCCCAGGCGACGTTGGGCAATGTCAAGAGAGGTTTTCGCTTGTCACAGCAAGGGGATGCTCTTGGCATCTAGtgagtggaggccagggatgctgcccgGCCACTGCCATTGGGCCTCAGAGCTCAGTCTTGCCAAGGTGGAGAAATTCTGGTCGAAGAGGTCGACCGGTAGACTGAAGAGGCCTTGAGAGCCTGGCCAGGTGGCTGTCCACGTGAGGTCATAGTCACAGCATGGAGGCCTTGAGTGCCTGGCCAGGTGGCCCTCCACGTGAGGTCATGGTCACAGCATGGAGGCCTTGAGAGCCTGGCCAGGTGGCCCTCCACGTGAGGTCATGGTCACAGCATGGAGGCCTTGAGAGCCTGGCCAGGTGGCCCTCTGTGTGAGGTCATAGTCACAGCATGGAGGCCTTGAGAGCCTGGCCAGGTGGCCCTCCGTGTGAGGTCATAGTCACAGCATGGAGGCCTTGAGAGCCTGGCCAGGTGGCTGTCCACGTGAGGTCATGGTCACAGCATGGAGGCCTTGAGAGCCTGGCCAGGTGGCTGTCCACGTGAGGTCATGGTCACAGCATGGAGGCCTTGAGAGCCTGGCCAGGTGGCCCTCTGTGTGAGGTCATAGTCACAGCATGGAGGCCTTGAGAGCCTGGCCAGGTGGCCCTCCGTGTGAGGTCATAGTCACAGCATAGTTTGGAGCTAGGGAGGGGCCGTCAGCCTGGAGGTTAGGAGACTCATTCTGGAATCTAGTGTGGGTCAAGCCAACTTCAgggagaggctgagccagggtAGGAGTCACAGGAGCAGACGAGGGTGTGGGGTGCCGTGCACAGAGCTCCATGACCAGCTTGGGAAGTTagaaggaaggggaggcaggaggctgCTTAGTCTGCTGCCATGATGGGCCCCATGAATGGTGGCTCTCAAGCTTCTGTGCTACACAGGGGTGTGTGGTTGGGCGAGTGTCCTTGTTAATTGATACCTAATTGGCCTTGGTTGGGAACATAGCCATGAGTGCCCCTCGTGGGTGGGGCGCtagtctgtcattgacctcatTGTGTCAGCACCTTCCCCCCAAGGAGGCTGACCCTGCCCTGCCAGCTGAGACTGGGAGACGGAGTGGGCTCTGATCCCAGGGCTTCCAGGAAAGCTCTGGCTTTGGAGCAGAAGCGGGTTCTAGGACTTAGTGCCCCTCACTCGGTGCCTGGGTTCCTGTGTGTGTGGAAAGGGTAGGGCTGCACCCTGTGGAAGAGGGTTCAGGGAGCTCTGAGGACCTGGCTCGTGCTAGATGCTCAGTCAGTAGTGTCTTTTAGCAGCAGCCGGAAGTGACTGCTTTCAGTGTGTAGTGGTGAGTGCTAGCTGGCACCCCTgtgcttggcttcccaaagacaCTGTAATGCAGGGCAGGGGAAGCAGCGAGGGCTGGGTCCCCACGGTGGCCCTGGCAGCCCTGCCATCCCCATCCCCTGCCGCGTGCTGCTCCCTCCATCTGGCCCCTGCCCCTCAGCCAGTGGAGGAGCCTGctgggcccttccctgcctgtccCTTCTCCTCCCTGGCCCCCTGCACAGGTAAGTGAGGGTGAGGGGGGGCACAGCTGGGGACTGGGGCCACTAACCCCACCCCGGGCCCCCCCGAGCCCCTGaggtggggaggctgggaggcggGTGGGGAAGCCAGCAGGTACTGTGCTGAGGAAATCCTGTGGGTACCCGAATGGGGGGGCCTCCCCGCTCGTGgggccctcccctgccctcccgcCCGCCCGCCTCATCACCTTCTCCTCTTGTCTCCATAGCTTCCGCCCTGCGCTGCCAGTCTCCTACCTGCAGGCCGAGCTGGCCTTCGAGGGCGAGGCCGCCTGCCGGGCCTTCCTAGAGCCCCTGGGCCTGGCCTACACGGGCCCGGACAACTCCAGCATCGACTGCCGCCTCAGCCTGGCGCAGCTGTCAGCCTTCTGAGCACCCAGCGAggaggggcgggggcaggggctgCAGCCCCCAGCGCTGCCTTTGCGGATTCTGTTTTTGAGCCGTGGACTTGGGTTGTAAATTTATTTGTGGGGAGTGCGCTCCAGGAAGAGCCACCATCCCTGCCCCCGTTTTCCCACCGGGGAGTCTGTACAGAGATTTTTCtacgtttttattttttgcctcagAGGGATGGGAttggggaggaggggatgggcaGCGGAGGGTTGGGGGCATGGTCTGCAGGCTCATCTGTGTCCGCCTTTCACTCCACTAATGCTGTCtcagtgttttctctctctctctttcgagCTTGCACTCCGGTACCCGACCCGGCGCCCTGGCCCATCCCATGCCGGGGGGCCAGTGGAAAGAAGACAGGCCGTCCAGCCCGTGCCCGCCTGCGGCGGGGGCACCCAGCAAGCCCGCCCACCGCCCGCTGCCTCACCTGCTTCGCCACAGACTCTTGTTCCCAGCCCCTTGGGGCCTCCGTGTTTGGGGTGGGGGAGCTGCTTAGAGACTGTGCCCGTCCTCGGCCCCCCACCCTGAAGTGCCAGCACCACCAGCACCAGATCCTTCGCCGCCACACCGCACTGAGGACACGCCGGCCGGGCCGCCTCGTCTCAAGTTGTATAAAGTTGTCTCCgtgtcccctcctccctctgcccccaatgtttcttctgatttttttttcccctttccctccctccctctccgcATTCTTCCCTTGGTTCAGCACAGGTAAAATggttcccctccctccctgccttcatgGATCACCAGCTCACGTCATGttgccttctcttttctttgtgtgtgtgtttatttaagttatttttcttcctcctctcccttttctttttggcccgccctccctccctcttctgccATGTAACTGGAGGATGTGCTATGAGTTTGCAAACAGCTGGACTGTCAGGCTGCTTTTTTTCCAGAtgttcctcctctgcctccccttcccctcctctcccccccttttccttccttccttcctttccttggaGCACTGAGCACCATTTGGAAGCTTGAGAGAAACCAaaattaaagagagaaagagagagcgtgCACGCTCCTGCTTTGTCTTTCCTGTGTGGGCTGTTTGCATCCATTGTCTCCTCCAGAGGTCTGGGGGTGTCACTCCAGGGGGATCTCAGCCAGGGGCTGGAAAGGCCCCCCTGTCCTCCCTATACGGCACAGCCAGAGTGTCTGCAGGGGCTGGCACCCCACTTCCTGGCTGAGGgtgaactccagcttggggagGTGGACCTGGGAACCATGGGGCACCTTGGCCACGGTGAGGTGGGGGTGCAGCTGCCCTGGAGACTGTAGCGTACTCAGCCCCTCGGCTTCCAGCCTCTGGCTCAGCACTTGTGCCATGCTTTCCAGTGTGGGAGAGGGTGGGGCACACAGCACATGTGGGCCCAGGAGGACCAGCTTTCTAAAGCTCAGCCGAGGGGGTGCATTTAGCCCCGGGGCCAAGAGGGCCCGTCTCAGAGCTCCAATGGCAGCGGCCTCCTCCCCAGCGCCTGCCAGTCGCAGCAGGGCCAGGGTCAGGTGTAGGTTCTGAGAGGGCACTAGGAAGTTGGCGCAATGTGGGGCCACGTGGACCAGGTATTCCTGGGCCTTGGTCACTTCTGCTTGTAGCCTAGGCTCGGTCACCATGAGGGCCACAAAATGTGTGGGGCGCGGTTGGCAAGGGGCTGCAACACTAAGGCGGGCCCTTTTGTCCTCGGGCCAGGCCGCAGGACCCCACTCGGCTTCTGTCGTCTCAGCGGAGCCCCCTGGGACTCCCAGGGCCTGTGCTTCCTTGCCCCCCAGCAATGTGGTCCTGGTGGCTGCTGTTGGCTTCAGTGCCTCCTCAGTCCCTCCGGCGAGGCGTCCTCTTGGGGCCAGTGTTCCCAAATCAGCAGCTGTGCCCAGCGCCCTCTCCTGGGCCGCCTCCAGCTCTTCGGGTTCCTCCACGCCTGGTTCCTGGTGCCCTGTGCAGAGCGGCCTTGTGCTCCCTCGCTTGGGGGCAGCCTGGGCCTCCTGACCTGTCCCCGCCAGTGTC from Pan paniscus chromosome 20, NHGRI_mPanPan1-v2.0_pri, whole genome shotgun sequence encodes the following:
- the LENG9 gene encoding leukocyte receptor cluster member 9 codes for the protein MAAAREPELPQEAPATEPAPPPACRFFLEGRCRFGARCRQPHPGAPAPPGREAQPEAGAKKPPLRTAADVIQRIRWDPRLDPADFSVGYVDRFLGVREEPFSAFCWDQPLAALGPGVLAVPQHRVRFFRFRGRLVWDRASRTDLVFGSGSAAGRGPTILDAPNTEGAHGAEDAEWTLAGTGQEAQAAPKRGSTRPLCTGHQEPGVEEPEELEAAQERALGTAADLGTLAPRGRLAGGTEEALKPTAATRTTLLGGKEAQALGVPGGSAETTEAEWGPAAWPEDKRARLSVAAPCQPRPTHFVALMVTEPRLQAEVTKAQEYLVHVAPHCANFLVPSQNLHLTLALLRLAGAGEEAAAIGALRRALLAPGLNAPPRLSFRKLVLLGPHVLCAPPSPTLESMAQVLSQRLEAEGLSTLQSPGQLHPHLTVAKVPHGSQVHLPKLEFTLSQEVGCQPLQTLWLCRIGRTGGPFQPLAEIPLE